One genomic window of Ruminococcus gauvreauii includes the following:
- a CDS encoding GntR family transcriptional regulator, with translation MDVINKKKLKDEVFASLQKAIVEGELKPGERIVETKIAADMGVSQATVREALKELEFYGLTENISYQGTYVKRLTKSELKEAYDAREVLEEYAVGEAAKRITKSRLQEAHTFIEKMNEAAEKGDIGSFVDYDVHFHETIICSSGNKVIEKLWNLVNVSLYTHVTANLSERTLVNLSRRHASIYKALEEGDSEGARHVMHQHLSELRDEILAKMEAEGEEDV, from the coding sequence ATGGATGTGATCAATAAAAAGAAATTAAAGGATGAGGTCTTTGCCTCACTTCAAAAGGCGATCGTGGAAGGGGAGCTCAAGCCGGGTGAGCGGATCGTGGAGACGAAAATTGCCGCTGATATGGGAGTTTCGCAGGCGACCGTAAGGGAAGCACTGAAAGAATTGGAGTTTTATGGACTTACTGAAAATATATCTTATCAGGGAACCTACGTAAAACGCCTGACAAAGAGCGAGCTGAAAGAAGCCTATGATGCCAGAGAGGTTCTGGAAGAATACGCAGTCGGTGAGGCTGCCAAGCGGATTACAAAAAGCCGGCTGCAGGAAGCACATACATTTATCGAAAAGATGAACGAGGCGGCGGAAAAAGGAGATATCGGTTCTTTTGTGGATTATGACGTACATTTTCATGAAACGATCATCTGCAGCAGCGGCAACAAAGTCATTGAGAAGCTGTGGAACCTTGTAAACGTGTCTTTGTATACGCATGTAACGGCGAATCTCAGCGAGCGGACCTTGGTTAATCTGTCCAGAAGGCATGCTTCTATTTATAAAGCGCTGGAGGAGGGGGATTCAGAAGGGGCCCGCCATGTGATGCATCAGCATTTGAGTGAGCTTCGCGATGAGATTCTTGCAAAAATGGAAGCAGAGGGGGAGGAGGACGTATAA
- a CDS encoding 3-hydroxyacyl-CoA dehydrogenase family protein produces MKIDDINNIAIIGTGMIGASLAALFTGNGYRTTMLAMSERGEKTGLVRYQTHYQDLAQKGLVTEAQAAICRSYLTITRDIDAIRDADFIVECLAENLELKHRIYQRVEEHCDKFRAIVSTTSAISPKDLCSKIKAKERLAVAHPYNPPHLVPCVEIVPSEHTSPETIQIIETFLRSVGREPVTMQKEAPGFIANRLQHALFREAVYMVEAGIASPEAIDQALRTSFAPRYTSIGIFEHFDYAGLDMIISIEDYLFPTLCNARETQGLIRERCERGELGFKTGRGVYDWSKKDADDFRRRSSEPYFNCFNWSLPTE; encoded by the coding sequence ATGAAGATTGATGACATAAACAATATTGCAATTATTGGTACCGGCATGATCGGCGCGAGCCTTGCCGCCTTGTTTACCGGAAACGGTTACCGTACCACCATGCTGGCGATGAGTGAGAGAGGGGAGAAGACTGGCCTTGTCCGCTATCAGACTCATTATCAAGATTTGGCCCAAAAGGGTCTTGTGACGGAAGCACAGGCCGCGATCTGCCGCAGCTATCTTACCATCACACGGGATATCGACGCGATCAGGGATGCGGATTTTATTGTAGAATGTCTGGCAGAAAATCTTGAGTTAAAGCACCGCATATATCAAAGGGTGGAAGAACATTGCGATAAATTCCGGGCAATCGTTTCGACAACTTCGGCAATTTCACCGAAAGATCTGTGCAGTAAGATAAAGGCAAAGGAACGGCTGGCTGTGGCACATCCGTACAACCCTCCGCATCTGGTGCCGTGCGTTGAAATAGTGCCAAGTGAACATACTAGTCCTGAGACAATTCAGATCATCGAGACATTTCTGCGTTCTGTGGGAAGGGAACCGGTAACGATGCAAAAAGAGGCGCCGGGTTTTATTGCGAACCGGCTGCAGCATGCCTTGTTTCGGGAGGCAGTTTATATGGTTGAGGCGGGAATCGCATCGCCGGAGGCCATCGATCAGGCACTGCGAACCAGTTTTGCGCCGCGGTATACGTCGATCGGCATATTTGAGCATTTTGATTATGCCGGGCTGGATATGATCATCAGCATTGAAGACTATCTTTTTCCGACTCTGTGCAATGCCAGAGAAACACAGGGGCTGATCAGGGAAAGATGTGAGCGGGGTGAGTTAGGATTTAAGACCGGCAGGGGCGTCTATGACTGGAGCAAAAAAGACGCGGATGATTTCCGCAGGCGCTCCAGCGAACCATATTTTAACTGTTTTAACTGGTCATTGCCAACAGAGTGA
- a CDS encoding sugar ABC transporter ATP-binding protein, with the protein MMSDAVVMTDICKSFFGVRVLQDVNFTLKTGEIHALMGANGAGKSTLIKILSGAHRKDSGEIRVNGQVVDIKNPVDAKACGIQCIYQELSLAPDLSIADNIFLGQEKKKRGLVNQKYIEQEAARMMKELDLDVNVRTPIRKVGIGEKFFTEICRCLVGDAKVVILDEPTSAMTPREYQHFLKTIRTLRQRGISIIYISHHMEEIFEICDRITVLRDGKNVATSQISEITLQEVIHQMLGKEVISGRRFVENRNFTGEKVLLELDHVTTGKLKDLSFQLHEGEVLAVTGLLGAGKTELANVIFGEDKLLAGRICVDGREVSIRHPQDAMRCGIALVNEDRKGCGLLQDLSIKQNIAVSNLHQMKTSLGLVDVKKEETLSREMTQQLRVKCTGAEQLVRYLSGGNQQKVVLSKWLLRDPKILILDEPTRGIDVGSKDEIYEMIAQLAKQGMAILLLSSELAEVISMAHRILVLKDGQPRGELAGEGATQDEIMMIAVEE; encoded by the coding sequence ATGATGAGTGATGCGGTCGTAATGACAGATATTTGTAAGAGTTTTTTTGGCGTTCGGGTTTTGCAGGATGTTAATTTTACCCTGAAGACCGGAGAGATCCATGCGCTGATGGGAGCGAACGGCGCTGGAAAATCCACGCTGATTAAGATCTTGTCGGGTGCACACCGCAAGGATAGCGGGGAGATCCGCGTGAACGGGCAAGTGGTCGATATCAAAAATCCTGTGGATGCGAAAGCCTGTGGAATTCAATGCATTTACCAGGAGCTTTCTCTGGCACCGGATCTTTCCATTGCCGATAATATTTTTCTGGGACAGGAAAAAAAGAAGCGTGGTCTGGTTAATCAGAAGTATATCGAGCAGGAGGCGGCTCGGATGATGAAAGAACTGGATCTGGATGTGAACGTGCGGACCCCGATCCGCAAAGTGGGGATCGGAGAAAAATTTTTTACTGAGATATGCCGCTGTCTGGTGGGGGACGCAAAAGTGGTCATTCTGGATGAACCGACCTCAGCGATGACACCCAGGGAATACCAGCATTTTCTAAAGACGATCCGTACCCTGCGTCAGCGGGGAATCTCCATCATTTATATCTCGCATCATATGGAAGAGATCTTTGAGATCTGTGACCGGATCACGGTGCTTCGGGACGGGAAAAATGTAGCGACTTCCCAGATCAGTGAGATAACACTTCAGGAAGTAATCCATCAGATGCTGGGAAAGGAGGTTATAAGCGGCCGCCGCTTTGTTGAGAACCGTAATTTTACCGGGGAAAAGGTTTTGCTGGAGCTTGACCATGTGACTACCGGGAAGCTGAAGGATCTGTCTTTCCAGCTGCACGAGGGCGAGGTACTGGCCGTGACAGGACTGCTCGGAGCGGGGAAAACAGAGCTGGCCAATGTGATTTTTGGAGAGGATAAGCTTTTAGCCGGGCGTATCTGCGTGGACGGCAGGGAGGTATCGATCCGCCATCCGCAGGATGCCATGCGCTGCGGGATCGCTTTGGTCAACGAAGACCGTAAGGGATGCGGACTTCTGCAGGATCTTAGTATCAAACAGAATATTGCTGTTTCCAATCTGCATCAGATGAAAACATCCCTGGGCCTTGTGGACGTTAAAAAGGAAGAGACGCTCAGCAGGGAAATGACGCAGCAGCTGCGGGTGAAATGCACCGGCGCCGAACAGCTGGTCCGTTATCTGAGCGGCGGCAACCAGCAAAAGGTGGTGCTTTCAAAATGGCTTTTGCGCGATCCGAAGATCCTGATTCTGGATGAGCCCACGCGGGGGATCGATGTGGGATCAAAGGATGAGATCTATGAGATGATCGCCCAATTGGCTAAGCAGGGCATGGCGATTCTGCTGCTGTCTTCGGAGCTGGCGGAGGTGATTTCCATGGCACACCGGATTTTAGTGCTGAAGGATGGGCAGCCGCGCGGCGAGCTTGCAGGAGAAGGGGCAACACAGGATGAAATCATGATGATAGCGGTTGAGGAGTAA
- a CDS encoding ABC transporter permease — MEKTKEFIKRNTLLMVFIIICAVFAVLTDQFLTISNISDVIKTNTVNGLLAVGLTYVILSGGIDLSVDATVCLAGLAAGYLSNIPVLAVLAGVAIGAAVGLFNGAVLEKSGVQPFIFTLAMSRVVRGIVMAGTKGKNYYLISEKLTAIVRSSFFGIPTLIIIFVIIVAVTFVALNRGCYGRHVYAVGSNEEAARLSGIRTARIKVSTYLIAGMLAGLAGVLLTARLSGAETNAADGWSLDAVSAVIIGGTSLRGGRGGIMNTMLGVFIIAVLNNGMVLMGIPTHYNQLVKGLLMLGAVLLDVSNRKKA, encoded by the coding sequence ATGGAAAAAACAAAAGAATTTATCAAAAGGAATACCTTGTTGATGGTGTTTATCATCATCTGCGCCGTGTTTGCTGTATTGACAGATCAGTTCCTGACGATCAGCAACATTTCAGACGTGATCAAGACAAATACGGTCAATGGTCTGCTGGCAGTCGGTCTTACCTATGTAATTCTTTCCGGGGGCATTGACCTTTCCGTGGATGCAACGGTATGCCTGGCCGGCCTCGCAGCGGGGTATTTAAGCAATATTCCGGTGCTGGCAGTCCTGGCAGGCGTGGCCATCGGAGCGGCAGTCGGGCTTTTTAACGGCGCGGTACTGGAAAAAAGCGGTGTGCAGCCATTTATCTTTACACTGGCTATGAGCCGGGTTGTGCGCGGTATTGTGATGGCAGGCACCAAGGGCAAAAACTACTATTTGATCAGTGAAAAACTGACGGCGATCGTCCGCAGCAGCTTTTTTGGAATTCCGACCTTGATCATTATTTTTGTGATTATTGTTGCCGTGACGTTTGTGGCATTGAACCGGGGGTGTTATGGACGGCATGTATATGCGGTCGGCAGCAACGAGGAGGCGGCCCGCCTCTCCGGCATCCGCACTGCCCGCATAAAGGTTTCCACCTATCTTATAGCCGGTATGCTGGCAGGTCTGGCAGGCGTACTTTTGACGGCCCGGTTGTCCGGAGCAGAGACAAATGCAGCGGATGGGTGGTCTCTGGATGCGGTATCGGCGGTAATCATCGGCGGCACCAGCCTTCGGGGCGGCCGCGGCGGTATCATGAACACGATGCTGGGTGTGTTCATAATTGCAGTGCTGAACAATGGTATGGTTTTGATGGGAATTCCAACCCATTACAATCAGCTGGTGAAGGGACTTCTGATGCTGGGAGCGGTACTGCTGGATGTCAGCAATCGTAAAAAGGCGTGA
- a CDS encoding sugar ABC transporter substrate-binding protein: MKKLRTMLSIALILCMLLSMAACGGSADTEETKQDAAGEESKTTEETKGSSEDGGGTYHIGLALDTYSNAINAEVASVFEETCNERGYKYTVTDAEGDASKQLGDINSLIQAKCDGIIVLPVSSNSVDEGIGACYDAGIPVATVLRDAPNAADKYVCFSGTDDVELGEIGGQWIADVTEGSGKVVYITGRTGVSTAENRTVGFHNIVDKYPDIEVVAESDGNYNRSDAMTVMESVLKAHPEIDAVWCANDEMAGGVCQAIAASGREGILVGGANFQFDAYERLKNGEQAMDITTPCAMVIPAIDAVVTVIEGGTVEEKTMYYPLDLITIDNVEEFVDQLY, encoded by the coding sequence ATGAAGAAATTGAGAACGATGCTTTCTATAGCTCTGATTTTATGTATGCTTTTATCGATGGCGGCCTGCGGAGGCAGTGCGGACACGGAGGAGACAAAGCAGGATGCAGCTGGTGAAGAGAGCAAAACGACAGAGGAAACCAAAGGGAGCTCCGAGGATGGCGGAGGCACATACCACATCGGCCTGGCATTGGATACCTATTCCAATGCGATCAATGCAGAGGTTGCGTCTGTATTTGAGGAAACGTGTAATGAGCGCGGCTATAAGTATACGGTGACGGATGCGGAAGGGGATGCCTCCAAGCAGCTGGGCGATATCAACTCTCTGATCCAGGCAAAGTGCGATGGAATCATTGTACTTCCAGTGAGCAGCAACTCAGTGGATGAGGGGATCGGGGCCTGCTATGACGCCGGCATTCCTGTGGCAACAGTTCTGAGAGATGCACCGAATGCTGCGGACAAGTATGTATGCTTTTCAGGTACTGATGATGTAGAACTGGGAGAGATTGGCGGTCAGTGGATTGCAGATGTCACGGAAGGCTCAGGCAAGGTGGTTTATATTACCGGACGTACCGGTGTTTCTACCGCGGAAAACCGTACGGTTGGATTCCACAATATTGTTGACAAGTATCCGGATATCGAGGTGGTGGCAGAGTCGGACGGCAACTACAATCGTTCCGATGCCATGACGGTGATGGAAAGTGTGCTGAAAGCCCATCCGGAAATCGACGCGGTGTGGTGTGCGAATGATGAGATGGCAGGCGGCGTATGCCAGGCAATCGCAGCTTCCGGGCGGGAGGGTATCCTGGTAGGCGGTGCGAACTTCCAGTTCGATGCCTACGAGCGTCTGAAAAATGGTGAGCAGGCGATGGATATCACGACACCCTGTGCGATGGTTATTCCTGCAATCGACGCGGTTGTGACTGTGATCGAGGGCGGCACCGTGGAGGAGAAAACGATGTACTATCCGCTGGATCTGATTACCATTGACAATGTAGAGGAGTTTGTAGACCAGCTGTACTGA
- a CDS encoding MBL fold metallo-hydrolase produces the protein MQQITKHVYTETEIRGCDPSIVLTKEGAVFIDTAQWITNLEQMIAFAKEKAGSIRYLVNTESHIDHIFGNHWLRKEGATIIGHEKILDGFFKIPAAFQMDVHDYNVDIIQRQDPEALERMPSREEYIVAAPDLTFTEQLMFSLGDHVFHCVHTPGHSPEQVSVYVPQERVVFVGDNLFNDCQIWLHSADFDDLFASLDWLNSLDVDYIVPGHGPVKGKEAVIENKKFLYDWLAAVADGIAKGWEKEECVSRIHFADRCPVDIGQSECMEYVQTNNVRVTYDYLMRKRDK, from the coding sequence ATGCAGCAGATAACAAAGCATGTTTATACAGAAACAGAAATCCGCGGATGTGATCCCAGTATCGTCCTGACGAAAGAGGGCGCGGTATTTATTGACACAGCCCAGTGGATCACCAATCTGGAGCAGATGATCGCCTTTGCCAAAGAAAAGGCAGGCAGTATTCGCTATCTGGTGAATACGGAATCACATATTGATCATATTTTTGGCAATCACTGGCTGAGAAAAGAGGGGGCCACCATCATAGGGCATGAGAAGATCCTGGACGGCTTCTTCAAGATTCCTGCAGCTTTTCAGATGGATGTCCATGATTATAATGTAGATATTATTCAGCGTCAGGATCCGGAAGCTCTGGAGCGGATGCCTTCCCGAGAAGAATATATTGTGGCGGCGCCGGACCTCACTTTTACAGAGCAACTGATGTTTTCCCTGGGCGATCATGTTTTCCACTGTGTACATACCCCAGGTCATTCACCGGAACAGGTCAGCGTATATGTACCCCAGGAGCGGGTTGTCTTCGTGGGAGATAATCTGTTTAACGACTGTCAGATCTGGCTGCACAGTGCAGACTTTGATGATCTGTTTGCCAGTTTGGACTGGCTGAACAGTTTGGATGTGGATTATATCGTACCCGGTCACGGGCCGGTGAAAGGAAAAGAAGCGGTCATAGAAAACAAAAAATTCCTGTATGACTGGCTGGCAGCTGTGGCCGATGGAATCGCCAAAGGCTGGGAAAAAGAGGAGTGCGTAAGCCGCATTCATTTTGCGGACCGCTGTCCGGTGGATATCGGGCAGTCGGAGTGCATGGAATACGTTCAGACAAACAATGTGCGGGTAACTTATGACTATCTGATGAGAAAAAGGGATAAATAG
- a CDS encoding MBL fold metallo-hydrolase yields MKNQQTKNQLRITLLANAGIVLEYNGCTLLLDGIYQDDQHDFSNLPPHAWDCVSHYDYLLFTHAHPDHFSPELTLHFLKKYSVWGILLPDSPAFCRETLFPYLNKEQIPYLPLSGDTPHMKIQVKSDISIRILPTAHLDRHYQDVPHFCYLITCGGRSILFTGDVDYTTETFSLLNGQRLDAVFLNPLFFLMLDTPAYFHGVLNTGMLCVYHVPFPQDDTRQINDLLAHRLEILRDSGRTVVVLNEPLEQIVFPQ; encoded by the coding sequence ATGAAGAACCAACAAACGAAAAACCAGCTAAGAATCACCCTGCTGGCAAATGCCGGAATTGTACTGGAATATAACGGCTGTACCCTGCTACTGGACGGCATCTACCAGGACGATCAGCATGATTTCAGCAATCTTCCGCCGCATGCGTGGGACTGCGTTTCTCATTACGACTATCTGCTGTTTACTCACGCGCACCCCGACCACTTTTCTCCCGAGCTGACCCTTCACTTTCTGAAGAAGTACTCTGTCTGGGGAATCCTGCTGCCAGACTCTCCCGCCTTCTGCCGGGAGACTTTATTCCCGTATCTGAACAAAGAGCAGATTCCTTATCTCCCGCTCAGCGGTGACACCCCGCACATGAAGATCCAGGTAAAATCTGATATAAGCATCCGCATCCTTCCCACCGCCCATCTTGACAGGCATTACCAGGATGTTCCTCACTTCTGCTATCTGATCACCTGCGGCGGACGCTCTATATTATTTACCGGCGACGTGGATTATACCACGGAAACCTTTTCCCTCCTGAACGGTCAGAGGCTTGACGCGGTCTTTCTCAATCCTCTGTTCTTTCTGATGCTGGACACCCCCGCATATTTCCATGGCGTACTGAATACCGGAATGCTCTGCGTCTATCATGTTCCTTTTCCTCAGGATGACACCCGGCAGATCAATGATCTGCTGGCACACAGACTGGAGATTCTCCGGGATTCGGGGAGAACGGTGGTTGTGTTGAATGAGCCTCTTGAACAGATTGTATTCCCACAGTGA
- the lpdA gene encoding dihydrolipoyl dehydrogenase, which translates to MKKFDAVVLGGGPGGYVCAIRLSQNGLNTALIEEKDLGGTCLNRGCVPTKSLLHSAEVYREAREAGRFGVSVGEVSFDYAAFAGRKDAVLKTLRNGIAGLLKSHGVTVFTNHAVLDSPRQLLLDDGEILEADHIVLATGSRPARIPIPGIDLPEVVDSTALLELTSCPKKLVIVGGGVIGIEFATLFSSLGTSVTILEMLDSILAPLDADISSAIGSKLTAGGVQIITGVRVTSITEGITVHYTDKAGTEGSVEGDLCLMAGGRKPNSDNLGLDKAGVRLTKRGHVDTDGLCRTNVPGIYAIGDLNGKMELAHAASAQGLTVASHIAGLPCRAFDPHRIPSCVYTVPEAAMVGLTEPKARETGRDIGTGVFSLSGNGKAMIMGQNEGMVKLIFDKSTGEILGAHILAPRATDMIAEIAAVMNAEGTIDELAETVHPHPTVSEVLMEAAHAAYGNCVHAPKVRTK; encoded by the coding sequence ATGAAAAAGTTCGATGCTGTTGTACTGGGCGGCGGACCGGGCGGTTATGTCTGTGCCATCCGTCTCAGTCAGAATGGCCTGAATACAGCGCTTATTGAAGAAAAAGACCTGGGGGGAACCTGTCTGAACCGCGGCTGTGTCCCCACCAAATCCCTGCTGCACTCCGCAGAGGTCTACCGCGAGGCCAGAGAAGCCGGCCGCTTCGGCGTGTCCGTTGGCGAAGTCTCCTTCGATTATGCCGCCTTTGCCGGACGCAAGGATGCGGTCTTAAAGACGCTGAGAAACGGTATTGCCGGGCTGCTCAAAAGTCACGGTGTTACCGTATTTACTAACCATGCTGTCCTTGACAGTCCCCGCCAGCTCCTGCTGGACGACGGTGAAATTCTGGAAGCCGATCATATCGTACTTGCCACTGGCTCAAGGCCTGCACGGATTCCCATCCCCGGCATTGATCTGCCGGAAGTAGTGGACTCAACCGCCCTCCTTGAGCTCACCAGCTGCCCAAAAAAGCTGGTGATCGTCGGCGGCGGCGTGATCGGAATTGAATTTGCCACCTTATTTTCCAGTCTCGGCACCTCTGTGACAATCCTGGAGATGCTGGATTCCATCCTCGCACCTCTTGATGCGGATATTTCCTCAGCCATCGGCAGCAAACTGACTGCCGGCGGCGTTCAGATCATCACCGGTGTGCGTGTCACCTCCATTACAGAGGGAATCACTGTTCATTACACCGATAAAGCTGGAACAGAAGGAAGTGTCGAGGGTGATCTCTGCCTGATGGCAGGCGGCAGAAAGCCGAACTCAGACAATCTGGGACTTGATAAGGCAGGTGTACGCCTCACAAAGCGCGGTCATGTGGATACTGACGGGCTGTGCCGTACCAACGTGCCCGGCATCTATGCCATCGGGGATCTAAACGGCAAGATGGAGCTGGCTCACGCGGCCTCCGCACAGGGACTGACGGTTGCATCCCATATCGCCGGTCTCCCCTGCAGGGCTTTTGATCCGCATCGGATCCCATCCTGCGTGTACACCGTTCCGGAGGCGGCCATGGTCGGGCTGACCGAACCCAAGGCCCGCGAGACTGGACGCGATATCGGCACCGGCGTCTTTTCCCTGTCCGGCAACGGCAAAGCAATGATTATGGGGCAAAATGAGGGCATGGTCAAGCTTATCTTCGATAAAAGTACCGGTGAAATCCTCGGCGCCCATATCTTAGCGCCCCGCGCTACGGATATGATTGCGGAGATCGCCGCCGTCATGAACGCGGAGGGAACCATCGACGAACTGGCCGAGACCGTTCATCCGCATCCCACCGTCAGTGAAGTCCTGATGGAAGCTGCCCACGCAGCGTATGGCAACTGTGTCCATGCTCCGAAAGTCAGAACAAAATAG
- a CDS encoding dihydrolipoamide acetyltransferase family protein produces the protein MNIPPITGSGQDGMITEQDLKDYLAAQPAATPLARRLADNRGIDLHDVSGTGSRGKITSADLSGSSDANPETAAAATADAAPAASPRGTRRTAMNGMRKAICRNMLASKEQNAQTSHRMTVDMTAAVALRNQYKALGIKVSYNDIIVRACAKALQDFPVVNASVDGNDIIYHDYVNIGTAVSVPNGLIVPVIKDADMIGLTGIAEQSAGLIAKARDGQLTSEDYHGGTFTVSSLGMFDLDDFVAIINPPESGILAVGKIAKTPVVETDENGEDRIVIRSMCALCLSYDHRIIDGAEAAKFLQKLKTYLVNPVLLI, from the coding sequence ATGAACATACCTCCTATCACCGGCTCCGGTCAGGACGGCATGATCACTGAGCAGGATCTGAAGGACTATCTTGCCGCTCAGCCCGCCGCCACACCACTGGCCCGCAGGCTGGCGGACAACCGGGGCATTGACCTGCACGATGTCTCCGGAACCGGCTCTCGCGGAAAGATCACCTCCGCCGACCTCTCCGGTTCATCCGACGCCAACCCGGAAACTGCTGCGGCAGCCACTGCCGATGCTGCGCCTGCCGCATCCCCACGTGGAACCCGCCGCACTGCCATGAACGGCATGCGAAAGGCCATCTGCCGTAATATGCTGGCGAGCAAGGAGCAGAATGCGCAGACCAGCCACCGTATGACGGTGGACATGACGGCCGCCGTTGCGCTTCGAAATCAGTACAAGGCTTTGGGAATCAAGGTGTCTTACAATGACATTATCGTACGCGCCTGTGCCAAAGCGCTGCAGGATTTCCCGGTCGTCAACGCCTCTGTGGACGGCAATGATATCATTTATCATGATTATGTAAATATAGGCACCGCTGTCTCCGTGCCAAACGGACTGATCGTACCCGTCATCAAGGATGCGGACATGATCGGCCTGACCGGCATCGCAGAACAGTCTGCCGGGCTCATCGCCAAAGCCCGGGACGGGCAGCTGACCAGCGAAGACTACCACGGCGGTACCTTTACCGTGTCTTCACTCGGCATGTTCGACCTGGATGATTTTGTGGCAATCATCAATCCACCGGAATCCGGTATCTTAGCAGTTGGAAAGATTGCCAAAACCCCGGTTGTCGAGACCGATGAGAACGGCGAGGACCGGATCGTCATCAGATCCATGTGTGCGCTGTGCCTTTCCTACGACCACCGCATCATCGACGGCGCCGAAGCGGCAAAATTCCTGCAGAAGCTGAAAACGTATCTGGTAAATCCAGTGCTGCTCATTTAG
- a CDS encoding alpha-ketoacid dehydrogenase subunit beta: MGKLSYAQAIRQTIAQEMRRDEKVFVMGEDVEKLGGVYGCTRDLYKEFGTDRVRNTPISESAIIGSALGAACCGMRPIAELMYWDFAFVAADQIFNQVAKTRYVFGGNAKIPLVIRGQQGTGRGNAATHSQSLESIFMHIPGIKVACPSTPAEAAGLLRTAIREDNPVCFFEHKVLYASKGEVPDDPEFMIPFGKADIKRSGTDVTIVANLLYVQRALEAAEELAKQGIEAEVIDPRTLVPFDYDTVAESVKKTGRLIVVHEAHQNNGWGAQVVSQVSQMVFPYLDAAPVHIGTKACPLPFNTILEQAALPGVADIVSACRAAVHR, encoded by the coding sequence ATGGGAAAACTCTCTTATGCACAGGCGATCCGCCAGACGATCGCCCAGGAAATGCGCCGTGACGAAAAAGTCTTTGTCATGGGTGAAGATGTGGAAAAGCTTGGCGGGGTCTATGGATGTACCCGCGATTTATATAAGGAATTCGGTACAGACCGGGTCCGCAACACCCCGATCTCAGAGTCGGCAATTATCGGATCGGCGCTCGGCGCCGCATGCTGCGGCATGCGTCCGATCGCTGAGCTTATGTACTGGGATTTTGCATTTGTCGCCGCAGACCAGATCTTTAATCAGGTAGCGAAAACACGCTACGTATTCGGCGGCAATGCGAAAATTCCTCTGGTAATCCGCGGTCAGCAGGGAACCGGACGCGGCAATGCAGCGACACATTCGCAGTCGCTGGAAAGCATTTTTATGCACATTCCCGGTATCAAGGTTGCCTGCCCGTCCACGCCGGCCGAAGCTGCAGGATTGCTCCGCACCGCTATCCGCGAGGATAATCCGGTATGCTTTTTCGAGCACAAGGTTCTGTACGCGTCCAAGGGTGAGGTTCCTGATGATCCGGAATTTATGATTCCTTTTGGAAAAGCGGATATTAAAAGGAGCGGGACGGACGTCACCATCGTAGCCAATCTGCTCTACGTGCAGCGTGCCCTGGAAGCCGCCGAAGAACTGGCAAAACAGGGGATCGAAGCAGAGGTCATCGACCCGCGCACGCTGGTACCCTTTGACTATGATACCGTCGCCGAGAGTGTCAAAAAAACCGGCCGTCTGATCGTCGTACACGAAGCGCATCAGAATAACGGCTGGGGTGCACAGGTGGTATCGCAGGTATCGCAGATGGTATTCCCCTATTTAGATGCGGCCCCTGTGCACATCGGAACAAAAGCCTGCCCGCTTCCCTTCAATACCATATTAGAGCAGGCAGCGCTTCCCGGTGTTGCTGATATCGTAAGCGCGTGCAGAGCTGCCGTGCATCGTTAG